In the Sphaerodactylus townsendi isolate TG3544 linkage group LG10, MPM_Stown_v2.3, whole genome shotgun sequence genome, one interval contains:
- the TEX261 gene encoding protein TEX261, whose amino-acid sequence MWFMYALSWLALLIQAAFVTLGIAAGLYYLAELIEEYTVATSRIIKYMIWFSTAVLIGLYLFENFPGLVVGVGLFTNLVYFGLLQTFPFIMLTSPNFILSCVLVVLNHYLAFQYFAEEYYPFSEVLAYFTFCLWLIPFAFFVSLSAGENVLPSTVQTGDDVVSNYFTKGKRGKRSGILLIFSFIKEAILPSRQKIY is encoded by the exons ATGTGGTTCATGTACGCGCTGAGCTGGCTGGCGCTGCTCATCCAGGCCGCCTTCGTCACCCTCGGCATCG CGGCTGGATTGTACTACTTGGCAGAGTTGATAGAAGAGTACACCGTCGCGACGAGCAGGATCATTAAGTATATGATATGG TTCTCCACAGCGGTGCTGATTGGGCTGTACCTCTTTGAGAACTTCCCCGGCCTCGTGGTTGGTGTGGGCCTCTTCACCAACCTCGTCTATTTTGGACTGCTGCAGACCTTCCCGTTTATCATGCTCACCTCTCCAAACTTCATCCTCTCCTGCG tccTGGTCGTGTTGAATCACTACTTGGCGTTCCAGTATTTTGCAGAAGAGTATTACCCGTTCTCAGAG GTCCTTGCCTACTTCACCTTCTGCCTGTGGCTCATCCCCTTTGCCTTCTTTGTTTCCTTGTCAGCCGGGGAGAACGTGCTTCCTTCCACAGTGCAGACAGGAG ATGACGTAGTATCCAACTACTTCACGAAAGGCAAGCGGGGAAAACGCTCCGGCATCCTCCTCATCTTCTCGTTCATTAAGGAAGCCATCCTGCCGAGCCGCCAGAAAATCTATTGA